The genomic region agaaattggaacccttctACTTCGctggttggaatgtaaaatggtacagacattttgaaaatagtttggcagGTCCTCTAAAAGTTAAACATAGCCTAGGTGTATACCCACAAGAAATGAAACGATAGGTCTACtcaaaacatgttaaaaaatgttcattgcagTGTTAGACATAGTAGTCAAAACATGTAAACCACCCAACTATCCATCAaactatgaatgaatgaataaaatgtggtatacccctttgccatattatttagcaatgaaaaggaatgaagtaatgaTATACTAccacacagatgaaccttgaaagcatgctaagtgaaagaagccaatcacaaaagacaACTTATTAATCCATTTATATGCAGTGTGCAGAACAGGCAGATCTGTGGAAACAGAATGTAGAGATCCATGATTGCCTACAGCTGGGAGAATTGGAAGGCGTGATGggcatggggtttctttttgggaatgagagtgttctaaaattagattttggTGATGATCTATGAATTATAACTCTTGTTTCTCTGAATCAGTGGGAAGCCATGTCCTCCTTTTAAGATTGTGATTCTGGATGAGGCAGATTCTATGACCTCAGCTGCTCAGGCAGCTTTACGACGTACCATGGAGAAGGAGTCTAAAACTACGAGATTCTGTCTCATCTGTAACTATGTCAGTCGGTATGTATATTGCCCTAAAGATAGATGCTGGGCAGCCTTGTTTTGATAACCTTAattagggagaggaagaaatggaaataatgtttCCAGACTAGTAATTTCTCCTCCATCGAATCTTGATTTGTTGATAAAAATGAGTTCATtgataaaaatggggaaaatctttagacactgacttttttttccttaatatcttACAGAATAATTGAACCTCTGACGTCTAGATGTTCTAAATTCCGATTCAAACCACTGTCAGATAAAATTCAACAGCAGCGATTACTAGACATTGCTGATAAAGAACATGTCAAAATTAGCAATGAGGTAATTACTAATTACTACAGATATTGTAATTACGAATTCCTTTGATGAATTCATAATAGGTCCTGAAAGTATCACAtgtgataatttaatttttgatgtcTTCAGGCAAAGTTAAGCTAAAAGGGCAACATTTGGAATGTCTAGGAATTATAGGTTAAGCCTTATTATCAGTATTTCAGAGAGCCAGAACTAGGGCATACTTCATATACATAATGCAAATTCTCCAATAACAAATCTCTGCACAGTGGTGAGATTTTAGTGTCCTAGCTGTTCCTTAAGGAGTGAATTTGGTGATGAAATTTTGGTACAGAAAGAGGATATGTAGGCCTTACTCATTTTAACAGAATTTTACCATAATTTGAATCGTCTTTGCTTTTTGTATTCCAGAAAATAGGATTAGAAATATGGAACATTTGTCTTTGCAAATTTCTTTTGAAGGCAAGAGATCTCTAGCCTTTCACTGGACTGATGGTGTCTCCGTGAATTCTGCCATCATAGGACTGATTAACATTcccttaaaactgaaaataattctcCCACTAGCTCTAGGCTAAAGCTgtgtttttccacttttattaAAGTCAAAAAGTCTAACTTGACCATCCattgtaggttaaaaaaaaacttttcttttcaggGAATAGCTTATCTTGTTAAAGTGTCAGAAGGAGATTTAAGAAAAGCCATTACATTTCTTCAAAGCGCTACCCGATTAACGGGTGGAaaggagatcacagagaaggTGATTACAGACATTGCTGGGGTAAGAGCACAAGATCCTCTAAAATTTTTGGTTGGGCTTGGGACTCGGAAAATTTTCAACTAACAAAATGTATTCAGAATGCTGATGTGCATTCAGGCAactttaacaaaataccataggctgagtggcttataaacaagtatcccagttctggaggctgggcagtccaagatcaagatacCTGTATGGAGTATCTGGTGAGGAGTAACTTCTTAGTACATAGACTCCTAGTTCAGACTCAACTGCGACCTTtaaagggcactaatcccattcatggggGTTCTGTTCTCCCTATCCAACCAACTTCCCAAAGTTCTCAGTAGGGATTTTTAACATGAATCTTGAGGGCATTTAGTTTATAGCATGTGCCAAGTACTATGCTACAAACAGTGTAATAAGGAAATAACCTGGAAGCATTGCAACACTTCAGGAATATGACAGTTGAGATTTAATGGATACTCCTGTTCTTACAATCAGACCAAAGATCATATATGAAGGGGCAGTATTCCATATAGAGAAATCGCTTATGTCAGGGTTCAGCTCTACTACTAGTAGaatccctactttttttttcaagacttagTTCCTAAGATATTTTTCATACCATCATGAAATTGATAGCATTAGTTCCCTTTACCTTTTGGGTATTATGGGCTTTCTAAAAGCAATCTCGTTAGTGCCATCTTTACTAGGAAAGGGGCACTTCCCTTAATTCCCTTTTTAAGCTAGTAAACAAGAGGTTAGCCATTGCTAAGGAAGTTAGAACCACTTGGGTGCGAACCATCGGCCACAATTTTTAGCTGCTCAACCACGGACTAGATTAGCTAAAGAAAATGCTGTATACATCACAGAGACATTAATTTCTTAAAACCAAAATGCCTCACTATTCCATCATAGTGACGAAAGATGGTCTGAATCAGGATTAAAAAGGTACAGCTACCTGGAGAGCTTATTTCAATAGCTGCCTGGAGCTCAGGACAGGAGCATGAAGCTATTCCAAAGTTTTCATCCTTTGCCTTCCCAAAACTAGGTAATACCAGCGGAGACAATTGATGGAATATTTGCTGCGTGTCAGAGTGGCTCATTTGACAAACTAGAAGCTGTGGTAAAAGTAAGTCACTTTACTGGTTAATAActttggggaagggaaaaagagtaAATGAGCATACCAAATTCAACTCTCTTGCAGGACTTAATTGATGAGGGTCATGCAGCAACTCAGCTTGTAAATCAATTTCATGATGTGGTGGTAGAAAATGATAACCTTTCTGATAAACAGAAATCCATTATCACAGAAAAACTTGCCGTAAGTAGAGACTTCTGCACATCTCAGCAAAATGTGTTAAATACAACCCAAAGGGAAATTTTCCTAACTTTAATTTTCTTACAGGAAGTAGACAAATGCTTAGCAGATGGTGCTGATGAACATCTACAATTGATCAGCCTCTGTGCGACAGTGATGCAGCAGTTAACTCAGAATTGCTGAAGTGATCATTTTtgtaagatttcagttttttaagtatgatctgataaaaataaaaatgaccaaagcACCTTTAAAGTGAATATACAATTTATTTAACATTCAAACTTCATTAAGACATGTGCAATATGGCAATTTTACTGGGGGTTTAACCCTACCTAGGATATGATTGCTTGCTGGGGCTTAGCAACAGGGTCCAGTTCACACTTAAGCACTAATTAAATACtttattgaataaatacaatACCAAACAAAATGCATTCAAatgctttctaaaaaaaaaatcaattttaaaggCCTTCCTATTCAGGCTAATGACAAAACACAATAAAGGCAGATATGCTAGTTTAACATAATTGGCTGATTTTATACAGCACTTATATCTTTTAGTCCACAAGTATATTATTAAATGATAGAGAACATCTAATACAACCATTTCTACAGAActaggaaataaatttctaagaaagaaagattttacaGACCCCATCTTTTATACCCAACCCCAACAGTCTAACTCTAAAGAGGATAAAGCCAATGCCTCTCCTCACAAGAGCTCACGACTAACGTCGCTTTGCTATCAAAATCTGTATTTCTGATCCGTTATGAGCATTGAGACAAGATTCAAATATTCCCAAAGAAAGAAGCACAATGCACGTTGTGATCGCCTATTCAGCAACAGCGAGCACTGCATTCAAAACTATCTCATCCCAGGAATTAAATAAGGTCAGCCACATTCATTGGCATTTCCTCCACTGTAGTATTGTAGAAAGTCTCAATGTCACGAAGAATCCTCTTGTCTTCTTCAGTAACAAAGTTTATAGCCACACC from Mustela erminea isolate mMusErm1 chromosome 1, mMusErm1.Pri, whole genome shotgun sequence harbors:
- the RFC4 gene encoding replication factor C subunit 4 isoform X3, whose protein sequence is MQAFLKGTSVSTKPPLKDRGVAATAGSSGENKKTKPVPWVEKYRPKCVDEVAFQEEVVAVLKKSLEGADLPNLLFYGPPGTGKTSTILAAARELFGPELFRLRVLELNASDERGIQVVREKVKNFAQLTVSGSRSDGKPCPPFKIVILDEADSMTSAAQAALRRTMEKESKTTRFCLICNYVSRIIEPLTSRCSKFRFKPLSDKIQQQRLLDIADKEHVKISNEGIAYLVKVSEGDLRKAITFLQSATRLTGGKEITEKVITDIAGVIPAETIDGIFAACQSGSFDKLEAVVKEVDKCLADGADEHLQLISLCATVMQQLTQNC
- the RFC4 gene encoding replication factor C subunit 4 isoform X1 translates to MQAFLKGTSVSTKPPLKDRGVAATAGSSGENKKTKPVPWVEKYRPKCVDEVAFQEEVVAVLKKSLEGADLPNLLFYGPPGTGKTSTILAAARELFGPELFRLRVLELNASDERGIQVVREKVKNFAQLTVSGSRSDGKPCPPFKIVILDEADSMTSAAQAALRRTMEKESKTTRFCLICNYVSRIIEPLTSRCSKFRFKPLSDKIQQQRLLDIADKEHVKISNEGIAYLVKVSEGDLRKAITFLQSATRLTGGKEITEKVITDIAGVIPAETIDGIFAACQSGSFDKLEAVVKDLIDEGHAATQLVNQFHDVVVENDNLSDKQKSIITEKLAVSRDFCTSQQNVLNTTQREIFLTLIFLQEVDKCLADGADEHLQLISLCATVMQQLTQNC
- the RFC4 gene encoding replication factor C subunit 4 isoform X2, with translation MQAFLKGTSVSTKPPLKDRGVAATAGSSGENKKTKPVPWVEKYRPKCVDEVAFQEEVVAVLKKSLEGADLPNLLFYGPPGTGKTSTILAAARELFGPELFRLRVLELNASDERGIQVVREKVKNFAQLTVSGSRSDGKPCPPFKIVILDEADSMTSAAQAALRRTMEKESKTTRFCLICNYVSRIIEPLTSRCSKFRFKPLSDKIQQQRLLDIADKEHVKISNEGIAYLVKVSEGDLRKAITFLQSATRLTGGKEITEKVITDIAGVIPAETIDGIFAACQSGSFDKLEAVVKDLIDEGHAATQLVNQFHDVVVENDNLSDKQKSIITEKLAEVDKCLADGADEHLQLISLCATVMQQLTQNC